Genomic DNA from Pelosinus sp. UFO1:
AGGAATTATTTTAGACCGAGTAGCAGGAGTGGTGCGTAAGGGAGATGCCATGAGTTTACTGCTTATAAAGTTACAGGAAGAAGTAGAAGGTCCTAGTTCTTGCCTTACTCATATCCAGGGATATCAAGAAAATAATGCCTGTCAGTTGGCAGAATTAGTGTTAAGAGCAGCTTTGCTTAGGTGTGAGAGTAGGGGCACACATTATCGGGAAGATTTTCCTGAACGAAAGGATGGGGATTTTTCTAAACATATAACGCAGCAATGGGGAAGGAGAGCTGTTTTCAATGAACAAATTAGCGTTAGATGATCTGCTGCACAGATCCTTGCTAGAAGATATCGGTTTTGGCGACATTACCAGTGAGGCTATTTTTAATGAAAGTCATACATCGCAAGGATTTCTTCTGGCGAAGCAAAATCTTGTTTTGGCGGGAATGGAAGTGTTTTCTCGTGTTTTTGCCTTGTTGGATGATCAAATTCAAATAAGTCCTTATTATACGGATGGTACTTTGGTGCCAGCAGGAGAAAAAATAGCAAGTATGGCAGGGAATACTCGTTCCTTATTGGCAGGGGAAAGAGTTGCTCTTAATTTGTTACAGCGAATGTCAGGAATAGCAACCCATACCAGACGATATGTTGAGGCATTGAATGGCTTTCCTACGATTATCGTAGATACACGTAAAACTACGCCTGGTTTACGCATGTTAGAAAAATATGCTGTAACGGTTGGTGGTGGGAAGAATCACCGTTATGGGCTAGATTCTATGGTATTAATAAAAGATAATCATATCAAAGCAGCAGGAGGTATCACTGCAGCAGTACAGCTTGTACGCAGTCAAGGTACGTGTTTTAGAAAAATCGAAGTTGAGGTTGAAAATTTGCTGCAGGTGCAAGAAGCATTAGTAGTAGGGGCAGATATTATTATGCTAGACAATATGCATATCAATATGATAGAGCAAGCTGTAGAGATGATTGCTGGGAAAGCCTTAATTGAAGTTTCAGGAAATGTGGTGTTAGCTAGAGCAGCAGAATTGGCTGCTGCTGGTGTTGACATTATCTCAAGTGGTGAATTGACTCATTCTGTAAAGACAGCTGATATAAGCATGAGATTGGTATAAAAAATAAGAAACAGCCCTTCCATCACATAATGGAAAGGGCTGTTTCTTAAAGGGAAAATGCTATTTAAGCCAATATAAGGAGGACTATATTACATAATATGAATATCTTTCGAAAATGTGATAGATTACGCTAATTATTTTTCTGCCCCAGGAAAATTTGGCTTTATGTTTACGACAAAGGTTACGGCACCAACTGCTGCAGTAGTTGATATTCATTATCAATTTTGTTGGCGAAAAAACCTAGAGCAAAAGTGGCTGATTTAAAAAGTTGATACAAGTAAAAGTAGGCTTGACAAAAAATGGGTGGGTAATTATAATGATTACGTTGATAATGATTATTAAGATCATTACATAAGAAAGTGATGACCTAACAGACAACCGGTAGAAAAAATAGTTTGGAGGCGCAGAAAGAGTGACGGAATTGTTAATGCAAAGTATCAATTTGTTCTATAAAGGCGGACCTGTTATGTATCTTCTCGTGATGTGCTCCTTGGGTGTAGTTGCCATTACAGTGGAACGTTTTTTATATTACCGACATGCTGCTTTAAATATGCAGAAGTTCCAGGTTAATCTACAGCCACTACTGGCGAACCAGCACGTTGAGGATGCTGTGCTATTGTGTGAGAATACAAAGGCAGTTGTAGGAATAGTAACAGCTCAAGGGTTATATGCGTATCAACGGGGAAGCAGTATAGATACTGCTATGGAAAGTGCCGCCATGTTGGCTGCTGCCCGCTTGCGTGAGAATCTCAATTATTTGAGCGCGATTGTTACATTGGCGCCACTACTTGGACTATTAGGAACAGTGGTTGGCATGATTAATTCTTTTAGTGTATTTAATATTCAAGCTGGGCAGCCAATGGCAATTACTGGCGGTGTCGGAGAGGCACTGGTGGCAACGGCTACAGGACTGTCTGTCGCAGTGATGGCCTTAGTTTCTCATACTTATTTTTCTCAGCGATTGGATGGATTGATCACCGATGTGGAACAAGGGATTGCTATGGTCCTTACTTATTTACGGACTCCAGTAAATGGGAAGATGAAGAGGGAAGCACATGAAATTGCGTAATTTACGGCTAGACAATCAACCGCAACTAATGATTATCCCGATGATTGATATCATTTTCTTTTTGCTAGTATTTTTTATGATGAGTACTTTATCTATGGTGGAACAGCGGGCCATTCCCGTAAATTTACCCCAAGCCGCCGCGTCCTTGCAGGATATGCAGCATAACACAGCCATTACCGTTATGCAGGATGGTAATGTTATGTTTGATCAGGAAACAATTCCTTTAAACTTGCTTGGGAAAAGGGCTAAAACTGCATTATTGCAGCAGCCCGAAAATGTATTTGTGCTAAGAGCTGATAAACAGACGGAGTATGAAAAAGTAGTCGCTGCATTAGATGAACTAAAGGCCGCGGGCGCTCGTCGAATATCGATAGCGACGGAACGGAAAGTGAGGTAGGAAATCATGTCTTATACGGTCCGTTGGCGCAAAGCGATTGCACTGTCGGTTTTTTTGCACATTTTTTTGGGTGCGGCAGTTGGTTACATGACGGTTAGGCTAACCCCTCCACCGCCCCCCGATGAACAAGTTATTGAGCTAGATATGGCGGCTGCCTTGCCCGATGCTGGTCCAGCAGAGACTGAACCAGAAGTTGCATTGCCAAGTACGCCTTTACCGGAAGTATTGCCACCAGAGGAACTTCCGCCTGTAGAGCCCCCGCCTGCAATTACTGAAGATATAGTAGATTCTGAGCCAGTACCAATCAAGGAAATACCGGCAGAAAAAGATATACCCGCTCCTGTAAGCAGTAGTAAACGCAGTGCGATGGGAACACCACCGATTGTGTTAGTACGGGCTAATCCAATAAACCCGCCTGAATTAGATGAAGTTGGACGTAAAGTAGTGGTGGTGCTCAGAATGCAAATTCTGGAGAACGGATCACCCGGAAAGATTTCTGTTGCTGTTCCATCGGGATATAAGAGCATTAATGACGCAGCTATAGCAGCTGCGAAGAAATGGCACTTTGAGCCAGCGAAGGATCGTGAAGGAAGACCAATGGTTTGTTCTACTATTTTATCAATTCCTTTTATCCCCTAAGTAAGAGCTTGTGCTAAAGTGAATTTGAGTAGCAATAAAAAATATATAATAATGGATTTCTACATCTTGACAATGTTGCAGTTTCGTATTATTCTTTCCATGTGAGAATGATTATTAATATCAAATTATGGTAATGACCTTTTAAAAAATAAAAGTCATTTTGTTCCTAGTGTTTGAAATGTTTTCACCTCGTTTAATGATAATGAAATCCACTATCATTAAACGAGGTGAAAAAGATGGAAGGAGGTGAGAATATGCGTAAATGGTTATTGGTCTTTTGTGCAATTATAGTACTAACCATTGGACAGGGGCTAGCTTTAGCTGCGCCGCAATGGAATGCTGTAGTTGATCGTATTGAGCAAACAATGAACCAGTCCCTTGTTGTACATAAGAGTGGAGATACTGTTACAGCCAAGAAAATGGTGAACGACGCTTATTATGGGACGTATGAGAAAGACGGCTTGGAAAAGGCGGTAAACTCTACTGTTTCTGCCAAACGAGCCAATTTGACTGAGTACAAGTTCAGTACGATCAAAAAGTTAATGACTAACCAGGCGCCTGAGGCACAAATCAAAAAACAAATTGATGAATTAATTGCGATGATGCGTGAAGACGTTGGGCAAATGAGTAGTGGTGGCAAACAGCATGATTCTTGGGCAACTTTTTGGCCTGCCTTTCTTATTCTGGTCCGCGAAGGTGTTGAGGCAATTTTAGTTATTGCGGCCATTATTGCTTATCTGATTAAATCGGGCAATGGTGAAAAAACGAGAATAATTTATAATTATTCAGCGGGGGCGGTGGTGGCAAGTTTTGTAACGGCTATCTTATTCCGTTCTGCGATCAGTATCAGTGGTGCTAGTCAAGAGATTATGGAAGGCGTGACAATGTGGCTTGCAGTATTTGTCCTTTTTTCCGTCAGTCATTGGATGCGCAGCAAGTCAGATGAGAAGTCTTGGGGTAACTATATTGAAGGCAAGGTAAAAAGTTCATTAAGCAGCGGTAACACTTTATCTTTGGGGGTTGCGTCGTTTTTAGCGGTATACCGTGAGGGAGCTGAACTTGTTTTGTTCTATCAAGCGTTATTTAATGATGCTGGTGATGATATGCATATGATTTGGCTGGGATTTGGTTTGGGATGTATTGCTTTAGTTGCGATTTTTGCATTGATCCGTTATGGCAGTTTAAAAATGCCAATCAAGCCTTTTTTTCAGGGCACCAGTATTTTGATGTGTGTTATGGCACTTAGTTTTGCTGGTACCGGAGTGAGCAAGCTGCAAGAAGGTGGCATCGTTGACGTTACTCTTATAAATGGGATGCCAATGTTTGATCTATTAGGAATTTATCCGACTTTGGAAACTCTATTGCCGCAAATTCTTCTATTAACAATGATTATTGGAAATGTGATGTATCAAAAAAGAAAAAAACTTAAGGAGGTCGTATCGTGAGAAAATTTTTATCTATGACTTTTATTACTTTATTGGCATTGTTCGTATCAGTAGGGCAATCCTTTGCCGCTGGTTTCCAGGAATATCCTATTGGTGATGATGTTGAAGTGCCTCAAGCAGGGTTTAAAGTTGCTGTTGTTTATTTTCAGCCGATATCAATGGAACCAGCTGGAATGGGGTTAACACCTGCTAAATCGGATATTCATCTTGAAACGGATATTGCTGCGATTGAAGGCAACAATACAGGTTTTGGTGTTGCTGAATGGATTCCTTATTTGACTGTACATTATAAATTAACTAAAAAAGGTACTGGTGAAGTTATCGAAGGCAACCTTATGCCAATGAATGCTTCTGATGGACCTCACTATGGAGCAAATGTGAAAATGAAGGGTGCCGGTACATATGATGTAGCGTTTACGATTGATAGTCCTCTTCGTCAGAATTACATGCTGCATGTTGACAAAGAAACTGGTGTTGAAGGCCGTTTCTGGGAAAAACCAATTGTTCTACATTGGGATTTTGACTATATTCCTAGAAGTTGGTAAAAAACTAGCGGTCCGGGGATGATTTCCCGGACCTTTTTTATAAATCAAGACGTAGATAATCTTTTATATTCTGCAATTTTAAATTGCACCTTTATTAGGCTTGGCGCGAGCCAAGTTTTCTAGATTTTAATGAATGCATATACTGCCTTTACTACTGATAAGGCAATTTTTGGCCATTGTTTTCGGGTGCAATAGAAAACTTGGTGAAAGGAGAACAATATGCTACAAAGTGTGCTACAAAATCTCATTCCCGTTATGCAAAATATGATTATGGCTGTTATACCATTAGCCATGCTGTTGGCTTTGACAGGCAAGGATCAGTCAGGGACTGTTAAAAAACGGATCTGGCGGGGAATTCTTTGGGGACTGGCTGGTGCTGCTTTCATTGCAACTGTAAAGTTAGGCACAAAAGCCGTGAAGCGTGAAGTGTATGAAAGTTTGGTTCTTGTAGTGGGGCTCGCTGGCGAGACGTTGCTATTAGGTATTTTTTTATGGAATAACAAACGTGGGGCTATTTTAGAGAAATACAAACTGCTAGGAGTTACTAGCTGTGTTGTTGCGATAACCGCGCTGTTGTATCATGGTCTGGAATTGTTTCTTTTTCCCGTTGATTTAATTACTTATACGAATGAATTGATCAGCCTGGAGTTTCTCATGAAAGTTATTGGCTTTTTGTTAGGGCTGCTTTTGACTTGGTTGACCGGTTTGGCAATCTTACGAGCAGCAAGCGTATTATCGTCTCGGGCAATTGGTAATATTCTTGCTGCTCAGCTTGTTGTCATCATGGCAAAGCAAGTTCTTGTAGTTGCGCAGGTGATGATGGTAAGAAAGATTTTGCTGACTAGTAAAGGTATGATGCCTTTTATGGGACCTTTGATTAATCATCAAATCTGGTTTTTATATTTGCTGCTTGCTGTTACGGTAATTTTGCCAATTGCTTTGATCTTGCAGCGCAAGCCGGCAAAACCTGAGGGACTCAATCCTGCTCAGTATCGAAAAATATTGATTACGGCGCGTAAAAAAATGCGCTGGAGCGGTGCCGTGGCCTTGGGTTTGTTAGTTATTTGTCTTTTTTCAACGGTTGGTATGGTATATGCCGATCAAAAAACGGAGATTATTCCTGCAGTACCGATGGCTGCTGAGGACGGACAGATTCGAATTCCTTTAGAAAAAGTTGATGATGGACATTTGCACCGCTTTTCCTATCAGTCATCAACAGGTGAGGTTGTGCGGTTTATTGTCATTAAGAAG
This window encodes:
- a CDS encoding biopolymer transporter ExbD is translated as MKLRNLRLDNQPQLMIIPMIDIIFFLLVFFMMSTLSMVEQRAIPVNLPQAAASLQDMQHNTAITVMQDGNVMFDQETIPLNLLGKRAKTALLQQPENVFVLRADKQTEYEKVVAALDELKAAGARRISIATERKVR
- a CDS encoding Fe-S-containing protein → MLQSVLQNLIPVMQNMIMAVIPLAMLLALTGKDQSGTVKKRIWRGILWGLAGAAFIATVKLGTKAVKREVYESLVLVVGLAGETLLLGIFLWNNKRGAILEKYKLLGVTSCVVAITALLYHGLELFLFPVDLITYTNELISLEFLMKVIGFLLGLLLTWLTGLAILRAASVLSSRAIGNILAAQLVVIMAKQVLVVAQVMMVRKILLTSKGMMPFMGPLINHQIWFLYLLLAVTVILPIALILQRKPAKPEGLNPAQYRKILITARKKMRWSGAVALGLLVICLFSTVGMVYADQKTEIIPAVPMAAEDGQIRIPLEKVDDGHLHRFSYQSSTGEVVRFIVIKKSGSAYGVGLDACEICGVTGYFERDNQVVCVLCDVVMNTATIGFKGGCNPIPLEYKVAEGKMIVPVDGLEKEKNRFK
- the nadC gene encoding carboxylating nicotinate-nucleotide diphosphorylase, which encodes MNKLALDDLLHRSLLEDIGFGDITSEAIFNESHTSQGFLLAKQNLVLAGMEVFSRVFALLDDQIQISPYYTDGTLVPAGEKIASMAGNTRSLLAGERVALNLLQRMSGIATHTRRYVEALNGFPTIIVDTRKTTPGLRMLEKYAVTVGGGKNHRYGLDSMVLIKDNHIKAAGGITAAVQLVRSQGTCFRKIEVEVENLLQVQEALVVGADIIMLDNMHINMIEQAVEMIAGKALIEVSGNVVLARAAELAAAGVDIISSGELTHSVKTADISMRLV
- a CDS encoding energy transducer TonB, which codes for MSYTVRWRKAIALSVFLHIFLGAAVGYMTVRLTPPPPPDEQVIELDMAAALPDAGPAETEPEVALPSTPLPEVLPPEELPPVEPPPAITEDIVDSEPVPIKEIPAEKDIPAPVSSSKRSAMGTPPIVLVRANPINPPELDEVGRKVVVVLRMQILENGSPGKISVAVPSGYKSINDAAIAAAKKWHFEPAKDREGRPMVCSTILSIPFIP
- a CDS encoding FTR1 family protein encodes the protein MRKWLLVFCAIIVLTIGQGLALAAPQWNAVVDRIEQTMNQSLVVHKSGDTVTAKKMVNDAYYGTYEKDGLEKAVNSTVSAKRANLTEYKFSTIKKLMTNQAPEAQIKKQIDELIAMMREDVGQMSSGGKQHDSWATFWPAFLILVREGVEAILVIAAIIAYLIKSGNGEKTRIIYNYSAGAVVASFVTAILFRSAISISGASQEIMEGVTMWLAVFVLFSVSHWMRSKSDEKSWGNYIEGKVKSSLSSGNTLSLGVASFLAVYREGAELVLFYQALFNDAGDDMHMIWLGFGLGCIALVAIFALIRYGSLKMPIKPFFQGTSILMCVMALSFAGTGVSKLQEGGIVDVTLINGMPMFDLLGIYPTLETLLPQILLLTMIIGNVMYQKRKKLKEVVS
- a CDS encoding iron transporter — its product is MTFITLLALFVSVGQSFAAGFQEYPIGDDVEVPQAGFKVAVVYFQPISMEPAGMGLTPAKSDIHLETDIAAIEGNNTGFGVAEWIPYLTVHYKLTKKGTGEVIEGNLMPMNASDGPHYGANVKMKGAGTYDVAFTIDSPLRQNYMLHVDKETGVEGRFWEKPIVLHWDFDYIPRSW
- a CDS encoding MotA/TolQ/ExbB proton channel family protein, whose amino-acid sequence is MQSINLFYKGGPVMYLLVMCSLGVVAITVERFLYYRHAALNMQKFQVNLQPLLANQHVEDAVLLCENTKAVVGIVTAQGLYAYQRGSSIDTAMESAAMLAAARLRENLNYLSAIVTLAPLLGLLGTVVGMINSFSVFNIQAGQPMAITGGVGEALVATATGLSVAVMALVSHTYFSQRLDGLITDVEQGIAMVLTYLRTPVNGKMKREAHEIA